The sequence below is a genomic window from Macadamia integrifolia cultivar HAES 741 chromosome 1, SCU_Mint_v3, whole genome shotgun sequence.
cttctccatCTCTGCAACTCATCTCCCTCTGTGAGTGTGTGTCCACTGTATCCACTGCATCCACTGTAACCAGTACTACAATGTGGATGATGGGTTTCAATGATAGTAGTTAAGTGGGATTCAACATGATCTACCCCATTCAACGGCAGGAGACTTTCGATCCTTTATGCCAAAGCCTACTCTCGCGCCCCATCGCCACTAGTTCCATATCTTCACTACACGTCACCCGCCTAACGTCTTAGTCACGATCCATGGCCTCTTATCATCTTCCATCTTAACCAATTACCCTCACGTTCGTCGCACggtatcttctttttttttttttttttttttccttttccaaacAACTTGGGTTCTTAATTATGTTTTTAATTACTATTCTGCTGCAGCATCCATCACAGAGCAAAACAAGAAAGAGTTCAGTGCACAACCAACAGTGAGCTCAAGGTGGAACCCCACACCTGAGCAGTTAAGAGCCTTAGAGGACTTGTATCGACGTGGGACTCGCACACCCACAGCTGAGCAGATACAGCACATCACTGCACACCTTCGTCGGTTTGGTAAGATTGAAGGCAAGAATGTATTCTACTGGTTTCAGAACCATAAAGCTAGAGAACGACAGAAACGCCGTCGTTGCTTGGAAGCTGCCGCCGCTGCCACTGCTGCTGATCAGGAGCAACAGCACGAAAAGAATGATTCAGGTACATCTTGactctgatatcaattgttgGGTTAATAGAACTCATCCTTATAAGCTAATCGTTAAAAAGAGGGAGCCCAAATTCTTATAAGTTTTAACATTATATTACTTGCATCGAATGTGAGATAATTGCTTTCGCGTGTAACCTCAACACTACACAAAGAGCGTTTGTTTGGTTTTGTATAATTTGTTGTTTGATGCAAAGCTTAatgggttttgtgtttttgcTTGCAGGGTCAAGTAGGAAAGGTTGTGAAGTAGAACAGAACAGGAACTGGGTTCCCCCTACAAACTGCAGTAAACTTGCAGAGGTCTTCAAAACATCTCCACTGTATACTTTTAGCTAAAAACATCTAAAATCAATGATTAGAGAAGTAATTATACTTCTTATGAAGCTAATATAAGGCTGAAAGTTCACAAGGAGGCTTATCTGAAATCTTGAAAAGGAAAGAACTGTATGTTGGGAAACTAAAATTGGCTTAAAAGCTGCCATCCTTCCTTTCTGTCGGGCCTGTTCTTATGAAACTGGGCTGGGGCTTTGGACTTTTGTGCCTTGTGTTAATTCAGtcctcatttttttcttattttccagGAATCTGTTTCAATGCAAAGAGCAGCCGTGGCAGAAAGTAGAGCAGAAGGATGGGTTCAGTTCGAGGGGAGAGAATTACCGCAGAGACCAAGCTCTGCAGAAAGCCATGCCACATGGCAGATGATACATTTTTCTTGTTCTCCTCCTACCCACCTCACAAAAACCATAACCAAAGTAAATCCACAGCTCATAAGCAAAGATAGCCCCATGAAGAACACAGAGGAATGTGGAGATTCTAATATACTTCAGCTCTTCCCACTACGCGATGAGGCTACCTATAATTGTGGTGATGGTGCAAAGAAGGAGACCAAGCTGAGTACTCAATCCATGAATAGTGACTTCACTCCATACCAGTTTTTTGAGTTCCTTCCCATGAAAAACTGAAGAAAGAGAATAACTTAGTACC
It includes:
- the LOC122058200 gene encoding WUSCHEL-related homeobox 1-like — translated: FQTTWVLNYVFNYYSAAASITEQNKKEFSAQPTVSSRWNPTPEQLRALEDLYRRGTRTPTAEQIQHITAHLRRFGKIEGKNVFYWFQNHKARERQKRRRCLEAAAAATAADQEQQHEKNDSGSSRKGCEVEQNRNWVPPTNCSKLAEESVSMQRAAVAESRAEGWVQFEGRELPQRPSSAESHATWQMIHFSCSPPTHLTKTITKVNPQLISKDSPMKNTEECGDSNILQLFPLRDEATYNCGDGAKKETKLSTQSMNSDFTPYQFFEFLPMKN